One Pomacea canaliculata isolate SZHN2017 linkage group LG9, ASM307304v1, whole genome shotgun sequence DNA segment encodes these proteins:
- the LOC112572520 gene encoding 28S ribosomal protein S33, mitochondrial-like, translated as MSAYSRKMARLSARIFGEVARPTSVKSTKVVRIFSEKPKHLDKRVVDYYPPYKDLTMTFATLRNYGLFRDEHQDFKEEMIRQRALRGKVKPKKGEGKRALKRK; from the exons ATGAGTGCCTACAGCAGAAAAATGGCCCGGCTCTCAGCCCGCATATTTGGCGAGGTGGCTCGTCCAACAAGTGTAAAATCTACGAAAGTGGTGCGAATCTTTAGCGAGAAACCaaaacatttagacaaaagGGTGGTAGATTATTACCCTCCTTACAAAGATCTCACAATGACATTTGCTACTCTGAGAAATTATGGATTGTTCCG AGATGAACATCAAGACTTTAAGGAAGAGATGATACGTCAGCGAGCTCTAAGAGGAAAAGTGAAGCCTAAGAAAGGAGAAGGGAAACGAGCACTCAAGCgaaaatag